A single region of the Hippopotamus amphibius kiboko isolate mHipAmp2 chromosome 6, mHipAmp2.hap2, whole genome shotgun sequence genome encodes:
- the LOC130855108 gene encoding basic proline-rich protein-like, protein MGWAALAGPARPRRVLQTARRARQTTLSRPGPPDQTALARPHQTRPRRVLQAALSRPGPPDQAARARPARPRSPGRARQTRPRSPRPARPRRVLQTALSRPGPPDRAGSARPRAGSSRPRAGPAGPRQARRTARARSSRPRSPGRVRQTRPRSLGPPDQPALAGPARSRRVLRTAPGRARQVLQTTVSRPGPPSQATRARPTRRRSPGRVRQTRPSSPGQAAPGPSDPALRARQATLTRARQAAPGHPDRALQAGPARPGRALPGPPDQTALARPHQNRPRRVLQAALSRPGPPDQATHPGPTRPARPRPPGRAPQTGPRSPGPARPNRTCRARQAVAGPPDRGLPAGAARPHRGHQTTRWALQTALSRPGPSGRARPGPPDQAALTRTRQTRPHATGPAPRGPPDPARQGARQATLARARQTWPRSTAQAAPGPPDPARQALPAALARARQPRPRGPGQAAPGPADPARQAALTRAPPTRPRSGPARPRLPPSASAAEPSRARNPASLRLPGLAIAPPPAASGPSARPPALLSTSLRACQPGRQPAPC, encoded by the coding sequence ATGGGCTGGGCCGCGCTCGCCGGGCCCGCCAGACCGCGCCGGGTCCTCCAGACCGCGCGCCGGGCCCGCCAGACCACGCTCTCCAGGCCGGGTCCGCCAGACCAGACCGCACTGGCGCGGCCCCACCAGACCAGACCGCGCCGGGTCCTCCAGGCCGCGCTCTCCCGGCCGGGTCCTCCAGACCAGGCTGCGCGCGCCAGGCCCGCCAGACCGCGGTCTCCCGGCCGGGCCCGCCAGACCAGGCCGCGCTCGCCCAGGCCCGCCAGGCCGCGCCGGGTCCTCCAGACCGCGCTCTCCAGGCCGGGTCCGCCAGATCGCGCTGGGTCCGCCAGACCGCGCGCTGGGTCCTCCAGACCGCGCGCTGGGCCCGCCGGACCGCGTCAGGCCCGCCGGACCGCGCGCGCCAGGTCCTCCAGACCACGCTCTCCAGGCCGGGTCCGCCAGACCAGGCCGCGCTCGCTGGGCCCGCCAGACCAGCCCGCGCTCGCCGGGCCCGCCAGATCGCGCCGGGTCCTCCGGACCGCGCCAGGCCGTGCGCGCCAGGTCCTCCAGACCACGGTCTCCAGGCCGGGTCCTCCAAGCCAGGCCACACGCGCCAGGCCCACCAGACGGCGCTCTCCAGGCCGGGTCCGCCAGACCAGGCCGAGCTCTCCAGGCCAGGCCGCGCCGGGTCCTTCAGACCCTGCGCTCCGGGCCCGCCAGGCCACGCTCACCAGGGCCCGCCAGGCCGCGCCGGGTCATCCAGACCGCGCTCTCCAGGCCGGGCCCGCCAGACCAGGCCGAGCTCTCCCGGGCCCACCAGACCAGACCGCACTGGCGAGACCCCACCAGAATAGACCGCGCCGGGTCCTTCAGGCCGCGCTCTCCAGGCCGGGTCCTCCAGACCAGGCCACGCACCCCGGGCCCACCAGACCTGCCCGACCGCGGCCTCCAGGCCGGGCCCCCCAGACCGGGCCACGCTCGCCTGGGCCCGCCAGGCCAAACCGCACTTGCCGAGCCCGCCAGGCCGTGGCGGGTCCACCCGACCGCGGTCTCCCGGCCGGGGCCGCCAGACCGCACCGGGGCCACCAGACCACGCGCTGGGCCCTCCAGACAGCGCTCTCCAGGCCGGGCCCTTCAGGCCGCGCTCGCCCGGGCCCGCCAGACCAGGCCGCGCTCACCAGGACCCGCCAGACCAGGCCACACGCTACCGGCCCGGCCCCGCGAGGTCCTCCCGACCCTGCACGCCAGGGCGCCCGCCAGGCCACGCTCGCCCGCGCCCGCCAGACCTGGCCACGCTCCACAGCCCAGGCCGCGCCGGGTCCTCCCGACCCTGCGCGCCAGGCCCTCCCGGCCGCGCTCGCCCGCGCCCGCCAGCCCCGGCCACGCGGCCCCGGCCAGGCCGCGCCGGGTCCTGCAGACCCTGCGCGCCAGGCCGCACTCACCAGAGCCCCTCCGACCAGACCACGGTCCGGGCCTGCCAGGCCTCGCCTGCCACCCTCGGCGTCCGCGGCCGAGCCCAGCCGAGCTCGCAACCCGGCCTCGCTGAGGCTACCGGGTCTGGCCATCGCGCCTCCACCGGCGGCCTCCGGGCCCAGTGCGCGGCCACCGGCCCTCCTCAGCACCTCGCTCAGAGCCTGCCAGCCAGGCCGCCAGCCCGCTCCGTGCTAG